From Syntrophobacterales bacterium, one genomic window encodes:
- a CDS encoding choice-of-anchor D domain-containing protein: MKKSVMPLFLLSVLSIFIFASPLTVYGQPVALKIPVEKGPLNIINKHFSTQTTTYSDGIVLERSIINGPPKPPPGYERERAHVSLPKISVESMVGSLPQVPAFRWVFGCSAVSGAMIAGYYDRTDFPNIYKGPTDDGMIPIVEDAAWGIWPDRAGDTYPDNPLIASHFGLDERKTYGSIDDYWYSYLSGKDDPYITEPWSQHAWGDAIGDFMKTSQSAYGNDDGSTSFYSYSSSATPLSCSAMEGFSIADEDGTYGRKLFYEAKGYTVTDCYAQATDNAKRGGFSFAQFKAEIDAGRPVLLNLQGHSIVGVGYDDSTKTVYIHDTWDNNDHTMIWGTSYSGMKLLSVSIVNLAGNVIRTPDISVSPGSYNFVNINIGDTSTKTFTVSNTGSADLSIGTIAIADTSEFSITGACSTPIAPSSSCTFQAQFSPLSAGAKSATITIQSNDPDENPLNISLTGTGVDGTAVDLLGSWSNVTWTGPKRGVYTVSGTFTVTNASQMNFSNVQVDFFLSDDGSLSDNDLLVKTYKYKVLSANSSKATSIRFTTTSSPAGRHLIAFIDSLKSIAESDESNNLVDTSIP, translated from the coding sequence ATGAAGAAATCTGTGATGCCATTGTTCTTATTGAGCGTCTTATCAATTTTTATTTTTGCCTCCCCATTGACGGTTTATGGACAACCTGTTGCCCTGAAGATTCCAGTTGAAAAAGGACCATTGAATATCATTAACAAGCATTTCAGTACCCAAACGACGACTTACAGTGACGGAATTGTTCTTGAACGTAGTATAATTAACGGCCCGCCGAAGCCACCTCCAGGGTACGAACGTGAGCGCGCTCACGTTTCATTGCCGAAAATCAGTGTGGAATCGATGGTCGGCTCATTGCCGCAGGTTCCCGCATTCAGATGGGTTTTTGGCTGCTCGGCAGTTTCAGGCGCAATGATCGCCGGGTATTATGACCGAACCGACTTTCCGAACATTTATAAAGGGCCTACGGATGATGGTATGATCCCTATAGTTGAAGATGCCGCTTGGGGAATCTGGCCAGATAGGGCTGGAGATACATATCCTGACAACCCGTTAATCGCCTCTCATTTCGGATTGGACGAAAGGAAAACCTACGGCTCAATAGATGATTATTGGTATTCTTATTTGAGCGGCAAAGACGATCCTTATATAACGGAACCTTGGTCCCAACATGCCTGGGGTGATGCGATCGGCGATTTCATGAAAACCAGCCAATCTGCTTACGGCAATGACGACGGATCAACCAGTTTCTATTCTTATAGTAGCTCAGCCACCCCGCTCAGCTGCAGCGCCATGGAAGGTTTTAGCATTGCCGACGAGGACGGGACTTACGGAAGAAAACTGTTTTATGAAGCGAAGGGATATACGGTTACAGATTGCTATGCCCAGGCGACGGACAATGCCAAACGCGGGGGCTTTTCATTTGCACAATTCAAGGCGGAAATCGATGCTGGACGGCCTGTGTTGCTAAATCTCCAGGGGCATTCGATCGTTGGCGTGGGTTATGATGATTCCACAAAAACGGTTTATATTCATGACACTTGGGACAATAACGACCATACGATGATTTGGGGTACCAGTTATTCGGGGATGAAACTCTTGAGCGTAAGCATCGTGAATCTTGCGGGAAATGTTATTAGGACACCTGATATCTCCGTTTCTCCCGGTTCATATAATTTTGTGAATATAAACATCGGCGACACTTCCACGAAAACCTTTACGGTCTCCAATACAGGATCGGCTGACCTCAGTATAGGAACCATCGCCATAGCAGACACATCAGAATTCAGTATCACTGGAGCTTGCTCCACGCCCATAGCCCCCTCGTCGAGTTGTACGTTTCAGGCCCAATTTTCCCCGCTTTCGGCCGGTGCAAAATCGGCTACGATAACTATCCAATCTAATGATCCCGATGAGAATCCTTTGAACATTTCTCTGACAGGAACGGGCGTCGACGGTACAGCCGTGGACCTTTTGGGCAGTTGGTCAAATGTTACGTGGACTGGCCCGAAAAGAGGTGTTTACACCGTTTCAGGCACGTTCACTGTCACCAACGCAAGTCAAATGAACTTCAGCAATGTCCAGGTTGATTTTTTTCTTTCCGATGATGGTTCATTGAGTGACAATGATTTATTGGTGAAGACATATAAATACAAGGTCTTAAGCGCAAATTCCAGTAAAGCGACCAGCATCCGATTCACGACAACTTCATCTCCGGCAGGAAGACATTTGATTGCCTTTATAGACTCTCTAAAAAGTATTGCTGAATCGGATGAGAGCAACAACTTAGTTGACACGAGTATTCCCTGA
- a CDS encoding helix-turn-helix transcriptional regulator, translating to MLAIKIAELRDKKGLSQQQLAKLMGTSQQAISRIESGEYEGFTLKTLEKIAGSTGMRVKIEFVAA from the coding sequence ATGCTGGCGATAAAGATTGCAGAGCTGCGTGATAAGAAGGGATTATCGCAACAGCAGTTGGCAAAGCTTATGGGAACCAGCCAGCAGGCAATTTCAAGGATCGAAAGCGGCGAGTATGAGGGCTTCACTCTCAAGACATTGGAAAAGATCGCTGGATCAACGGGAATGCGGGTAAAAATCGAGTTCGTCGCCGCATAA
- a CDS encoding aromatic amino acid lyase: MSTSYQSQLVLDGESLTIEGVLAVANNPAIQVSIAPAAWDNVRRAARTVQDFVARGEVVYGITNGTTMMNAIGVLVTCRAEQLTHIAGLAGAMSLEALHGTPRAFDARIHAARPHPRQVECAAYMRQLIEGSTFTRPDDPLNVQDAYTLRCIPQVHGAIMDAIAYARWVMNIELNSATDNPLIFFDENENATVLSGGNFHGEPLAISMDYLAFALAELGNISERRIARLVDADSNNHILPPFLINDGGVNSGFMLVQYTAAALASENKVLSHPSSVDTIPTSANIEDHVSMGPAAARQAREIATNVETILAIELLSAAQGIDFRRKILGPEARMGKGTAPAYELIRSHIPFLEKDEALYPHIETMRKLVSDGSLLKHANTHPDKK, encoded by the coding sequence ATGTCCACCTCATACCAGTCCCAATTAGTCCTGGACGGCGAATCACTGACCATCGAAGGAGTGCTTGCCGTTGCCAATAATCCCGCAATTCAGGTATCGATTGCCCCGGCGGCCTGGGATAACGTAAGGCGGGCGGCCCGGACTGTTCAGGATTTCGTGGCCCGCGGCGAAGTCGTTTACGGCATCACCAACGGAACGACCATGATGAACGCGATAGGGGTGCTGGTCACCTGCAGAGCCGAGCAGTTGACCCATATAGCGGGACTTGCCGGGGCGATGAGCCTGGAGGCCCTGCACGGCACCCCGCGCGCCTTCGATGCGCGCATCCACGCCGCCCGCCCCCATCCCCGTCAGGTGGAATGCGCCGCCTACATGCGCCAGCTTATCGAGGGATCCACCTTCACCAGACCCGACGACCCGCTCAACGTGCAGGACGCCTACACGCTGCGCTGCATTCCCCAGGTGCATGGCGCGATCATGGATGCAATCGCCTACGCCCGCTGGGTGATGAACATCGAGCTGAATTCCGCAACAGATAACCCTTTGATTTTCTTTGATGAAAACGAAAACGCCACCGTGCTTTCGGGCGGAAATTTCCACGGGGAGCCGCTGGCAATCTCGATGGATTACCTGGCTTTTGCCCTGGCCGAACTGGGGAACATCTCGGAACGGCGCATCGCGAGGCTGGTGGACGCGGACAGCAATAATCACATCCTTCCCCCATTTTTGATCAACGACGGAGGGGTTAACTCGGGGTTCATGCTGGTTCAGTACACCGCCGCCGCGCTCGCCTCCGAAAACAAGGTGCTGTCCCACCCGTCCAGCGTGGACACCATCCCGACCTCGGCCAATATCGAAGACCATGTCAGCATGGGGCCGGCAGCTGCGCGTCAGGCCCGCGAGATTGCGACGAACGTGGAAACAATCCTGGCCATAGAGCTGCTTTCCGCCGCGCAAGGCATCGATTTCAGGCGCAAGATTCTCGGTCCGGAAGCCAGAATGGGAAAAGGCACCGCCCCGGCCTACGAACTCATCCGCAGCCACATCCCGTTCCTCGAAAAAGATGAGGCGCTCTACCCGCACATCGAAACCATGCGCAAACTGGTGAGTGACGGAAGCCTGCTCAAACATGCAAACACCCACCCTGACAAGAAATAG
- a CDS encoding NAD(P)/FAD-dependent oxidoreductase, translating into MKAERQGRVQPVSGRAIIKQDQKNFLPGVAEPKGNRVIVIGGGAGGMMAAGRAAELGATVVLLEKMEGLGKKILISGKSRCNLSNARSLAEFLPMYGPNGRFLHGAFHRFFRDDLLSFLARFGVATKTERGGRIFPVSDEAADVVRAFRSYLQEGKVELLLNSPASRLVIGNGKLSGVQTRKGFLSARAAILAAGGASWQETGSNGDGFRLAAAVGHKIVKPRPALVPLIVAEIEKAKAMQGVSLKNVRLTAFRGKIDLFSPAFVPQEDVGRGLERIRKKGVVIESRMGEMLFTHFGIGGPITLLMSLAVVDALAEGPVSVAIDLKPALSFEELRARLQRDFDAGGKRSFRNLLPGLLPHKMIEPFIQMCSIPAERTGSQITAPERDRLLALLKGLCFTIKGPLPLNSAIVTAGGVSLAEIDPRTMASRLVGGLFFCGEVMDIDADTGGYNLQAAFSTGHLAGESAAAFVQRPEDAADPE; encoded by the coding sequence TTGAAGGCAGAAAGGCAAGGCCGCGTCCAGCCAGTATCCGGGCGGGCAATTATCAAACAGGATCAGAAAAACTTCTTGCCGGGCGTGGCTGAGCCAAAGGGCAATCGGGTGATCGTGATCGGCGGGGGCGCGGGGGGAATGATGGCCGCCGGCCGGGCCGCAGAGCTGGGGGCAACGGTCGTCCTGCTCGAAAAAATGGAGGGGCTGGGCAAGAAAATCCTGATCAGCGGCAAGTCCCGCTGCAATCTGTCCAACGCCCGCAGCCTCGCTGAATTTCTGCCCATGTACGGCCCCAATGGCCGATTTTTACACGGAGCCTTTCACCGCTTTTTCCGGGATGACCTGCTTTCCTTCCTGGCTCGTTTCGGGGTCGCAACAAAGACCGAGCGGGGCGGGCGGATTTTCCCCGTTTCCGACGAGGCGGCGGATGTAGTAAGGGCCTTCCGGAGCTATCTGCAAGAGGGCAAGGTGGAGTTGCTCTTGAATTCCCCGGCAAGCAGGCTCGTTATCGGAAACGGCAAGCTTTCGGGGGTGCAAACGCGGAAGGGGTTTTTGTCGGCCCGGGCGGCAATCCTCGCGGCGGGCGGCGCCAGTTGGCAGGAAACAGGTTCGAACGGCGACGGTTTCCGGCTTGCGGCTGCGGTGGGACACAAGATCGTAAAGCCCAGGCCGGCCCTCGTCCCACTGATTGTCGCTGAAATTGAAAAGGCCAAGGCGATGCAGGGGGTGAGCCTAAAGAATGTCCGGCTTACCGCCTTTCGCGGAAAGATTGACCTTTTTTCCCCAGCCTTTGTCCCGCAGGAAGATGTGGGGCGCGGCCTGGAGCGAATACGGAAAAAAGGGGTGGTGATCGAAAGCCGAATGGGGGAGATGCTCTTTACCCATTTCGGGATAGGCGGACCGATCACGCTCTTGATGAGCCTTGCCGTGGTGGACGCCCTCGCGGAGGGTCCGGTCAGCGTCGCGATCGATCTCAAACCCGCCCTTTCCTTCGAGGAGCTGCGCGCCCGCCTGCAGCGGGATTTCGACGCGGGCGGCAAGCGAAGTTTTCGGAACCTGCTGCCGGGACTGCTCCCTCATAAGATGATCGAGCCGTTTATCCAAATGTGCAGCATCCCGGCGGAACGGACGGGAAGTCAGATCACGGCGCCGGAACGTGATCGGCTCCTCGCTTTGCTGAAGGGGCTCTGCTTTACCATCAAGGGGCCGCTGCCGCTGAACTCGGCGATTGTGACCGCAGGCGGCGTTTCTCTTGCCGAGATCGATCCGCGGACAATGGCCTCCCGGCTGGTGGGCGGCCTTTTCTTCTGCGGGGAGGTGATGGACATCGACGCCGATACCGGCGGCTACAACCTCCAGGCCGCCTTCTCCACCGGCCACCTCGCCGGGGAATCGGCGGCCGCCTTCGTACAGCGTCCGGAGGATGCCGCTGATCCTGAATAA
- a CDS encoding DUF116 domain-containing protein yields the protein MTSISKKSRLLFTLLFYPFRAFLNRLGIGLDLAGNVNSCYREEFDRLPPSEKAVILPHCLTGDKCRAHFSKNEGVLCMKCGDCRCGEILALCKEKGWQFYISPSTNFTKRLTERKDIRAAIGAACAYEIERGIKSTRITGRGVHLKGRRLIPQVIVAERYDCLHNDIAWEELRKMISSGRDGV from the coding sequence ATGACAAGTATTTCAAAAAAGTCGAGGCTGCTCTTTACGCTGCTGTTCTATCCTTTTCGGGCTTTTCTGAACCGGCTGGGGATCGGCCTGGACCTCGCCGGTAACGTCAATTCCTGCTATCGTGAAGAGTTCGACCGGCTTCCTCCCTCTGAAAAAGCGGTCATCCTGCCCCACTGCCTGACCGGGGATAAATGCCGCGCCCATTTCTCCAAAAATGAGGGCGTTCTCTGCATGAAGTGCGGAGATTGCCGCTGCGGCGAGATTCTCGCTTTGTGCAAGGAGAAAGGCTGGCAGTTCTACATCTCCCCCAGCACCAATTTTACGAAACGACTTACCGAAAGAAAGGATATCCGGGCGGCGATCGGCGCGGCCTGCGCCTACGAGATCGAACGGGGCATCAAATCAACAAGGATAACCGGCAGAGGCGTACATCTGAAAGGGCGGCGGCTTATCCCCCAGGTCATCGTGGCGGAGCGTTATGACTGTCTTCACAATGATATCGCTTGGGAAGAGCTGCGCAAGATGATCAGCTCCGGGAGGGACGGGGTTTGA
- a CDS encoding diacylglycerol kinase family lipid kinase, which produces MNSRKIVFVVNPHSGNGKTGREWPRINRLAEEILGPFQTCLTRGPGDATCLTRACLLEGANIVVCVGGDGTLNEVINGFFDDDAPVRTGVSLGFIPNGTGCDFARTFPAVSGIRAALQAIKTASTRTIDLGRIRFRNHQGGTTSRYFHNIASFGMGGEVVERVNRTSKAFGPFVTFIWGTLLTLFSYKKKAVTIGVDDGKKLTKDIFHIAVANGRYQGGGMLVAPDAVMDDGFFQVTIIGAMSLPLVLLRLPKLYNGKIKSIPQVFVTTGKRVTLSSDEQVLFDIDGEQPGILPAVLEIVPAAIAMIVKN; this is translated from the coding sequence TTGAATTCCAGAAAAATCGTCTTTGTGGTGAATCCCCATTCGGGAAACGGAAAAACGGGCAGGGAGTGGCCGCGGATCAACCGGCTGGCCGAGGAAATTCTGGGTCCGTTCCAAACCTGCCTTACCAGAGGACCGGGCGACGCCACTTGCTTGACAAGAGCTTGTCTTCTCGAGGGAGCGAACATTGTCGTCTGCGTCGGCGGGGACGGTACGCTCAACGAGGTTATCAACGGTTTTTTTGATGATGACGCGCCAGTTCGCACGGGGGTTTCCCTCGGGTTCATTCCCAACGGCACCGGCTGCGATTTTGCCCGCACCTTTCCCGCTGTGTCCGGAATAAGGGCCGCCCTGCAAGCGATAAAAACCGCTTCTACCAGAACGATAGACCTCGGACGCATCCGCTTTCGCAATCATCAGGGCGGCACAACCAGCCGGTATTTTCACAATATCGCGAGTTTCGGCATGGGAGGAGAGGTCGTCGAGCGGGTAAACCGCACGAGCAAGGCCTTTGGCCCTTTTGTCACCTTTATCTGGGGGACACTGCTGACGCTGTTTTCTTACAAAAAAAAGGCGGTCACGATCGGCGTGGATGACGGCAAAAAGTTAACAAAAGACATCTTTCATATCGCCGTTGCCAACGGCCGTTACCAGGGCGGCGGGATGCTGGTTGCACCCGATGCAGTCATGGACGATGGCTTTTTTCAGGTAACGATTATAGGCGCCATGAGCCTGCCGCTTGTTCTCCTGCGCTTGCCGAAGCTCTACAACGGAAAGATAAAAAGCATCCCCCAGGTCTTCGTTACAACCGGCAAGCGGGTAACCCTGTCCTCCGACGAACAGGTTCTGTTCGATATTGACGGCGAACAGCCCGGAATTTTGCCGGCGGTATTGGAAATTGTCCCGGCGGCCATCGCGATGATCGTGAAAAACTGA
- the gap gene encoding type I glyceraldehyde-3-phosphate dehydrogenase yields the protein MIRLGINGFGRIGRQVLKAVLERYPDTLQVVAVNDLFDVETNAHLFKYDTNYGIYAGEVSTGKEALLINGKKIQSFAFRDPASIPWDDAGVDIVIESTGLFLTGPKASAHLEAGAKKVIISAPAKEEDITIVMGVNHRDYKPQKHHIVSNASCTTNCLAPPVLVVHKAFGIEKGMMTTIHSYTNDQRILDAPHKDLRRARAAAVNIIPTTTGAARALSLVIPELAGRFDGYSLRVPTPTVSIVDFTAELKKKTTTEELRDALRAAAKKQLKGIMDCEEQGLVSMDFKGNFHSSIVDVEFTQVLRGNMAKVVSWYDNEWGYSCRVADLASYMGEKGLG from the coding sequence ATGATTCGTCTTGGCATAAACGGTTTTGGCCGGATTGGGCGCCAGGTTTTGAAGGCTGTTCTGGAGCGTTATCCCGACACCCTGCAGGTGGTTGCCGTAAACGATCTCTTCGATGTCGAAACAAACGCCCATCTGTTCAAATACGACACCAACTACGGCATTTACGCGGGGGAGGTTTCCACCGGAAAAGAGGCCCTGCTGATTAACGGCAAGAAAATCCAGAGCTTTGCCTTTCGCGATCCCGCCTCCATCCCGTGGGACGATGCGGGGGTAGATATCGTCATCGAGAGCACCGGGCTTTTCCTGACCGGGCCTAAGGCCTCGGCGCACCTTGAGGCCGGAGCCAAGAAGGTGATTATCAGCGCCCCGGCGAAGGAGGAGGATATCACGATTGTCATGGGGGTAAACCACAGGGATTACAAACCGCAGAAGCACCATATCGTCTCGAACGCCTCCTGCACAACGAACTGCCTGGCGCCCCCGGTGCTGGTTGTGCACAAGGCCTTCGGCATCGAAAAGGGGATGATGACGACGATTCACTCCTACACGAACGACCAGCGCATCCTGGATGCCCCGCACAAGGATCTGCGGCGGGCCCGCGCGGCGGCGGTGAACATCATCCCGACCACCACCGGTGCGGCCAGAGCACTGTCCCTCGTCATTCCGGAGCTGGCCGGCCGCTTTGACGGCTATTCGCTCCGGGTGCCGACGCCGACGGTATCGATCGTCGATTTCACCGCCGAGCTGAAGAAGAAGACCACAACGGAGGAACTCCGCGACGCGCTCCGCGCAGCGGCAAAAAAACAGCTCAAGGGAATCATGGACTGCGAAGAGCAGGGGCTGGTTTCGATGGACTTCAAGGGGAATTTCCACTCCTCGATCGTCGATGTCGAATTCACCCAGGTGCTCCGGGGCAATATGGCCAAAGTCGTTTCCTGGTACGACAACGAATGGGGCTACTCCTGCCGCGTGGCCGATTTGGCAAGTTACATGGGAGAAAAGGGGCTTGGATAA